A genomic window from Streptomyces sp. HUAS YS2 includes:
- a CDS encoding glycosyltransferase family 4 protein, producing the protein MHKTLIVTNDFPPRPGGIQAFLHNMALRLDPERIVVYASTWKRGSEGLAATAAFDAEQPFTVVRDRTTMLLPTPRVTARAVGLLREHGCESVWFGAAAPLGLMAPVLRRAGARRIVATTHGHEAGWAQLPAARQLLRRIGEGTDTLTYLGEYTRSRIASALTPEAAARMTQLPPGVDEKTFHPDSGGAEVRERLGLTDRPVVVCVSRLVPRKGQDTLIRAMPAILAEVPDAVLLIVGGGPYEAALHRLARETGVADSVRFTGAVPWKELPAHYGAGDVFAMPCRTRRGGLDVEGLGIVYLEASATGLPVVAGDSGGAPDAVLDGETGWVVRGTAPEDSAERVVTLLKDPELRRRMGERGRAWVEEKWRWDLLAENLKKLL; encoded by the coding sequence ATGCACAAGACCTTGATCGTAACCAACGACTTCCCGCCACGGCCCGGTGGAATCCAGGCGTTCCTGCACAACATGGCGCTCCGTCTGGATCCCGAGCGGATCGTCGTCTACGCCTCCACCTGGAAGCGCGGCAGCGAGGGCCTGGCGGCCACCGCGGCGTTCGACGCGGAGCAGCCTTTCACGGTGGTGCGCGACCGGACCACCATGCTGCTGCCCACGCCCCGGGTGACAGCGCGCGCGGTCGGGCTGCTGCGCGAGCACGGCTGCGAGTCGGTCTGGTTCGGCGCGGCGGCGCCGCTGGGCCTGATGGCGCCCGTCCTGCGCCGCGCGGGCGCCCGGCGGATCGTGGCGACGACCCACGGGCACGAGGCGGGCTGGGCGCAGCTCCCGGCCGCGCGGCAGCTGCTGCGGCGCATCGGCGAGGGCACGGACACGCTCACCTACCTCGGCGAGTACACCCGCTCCCGGATCGCCTCCGCGCTCACGCCGGAGGCGGCGGCCAGGATGACGCAGCTCCCGCCGGGCGTGGACGAGAAGACCTTCCACCCCGACTCCGGCGGCGCCGAGGTGCGCGAACGCCTCGGGCTCACGGACCGCCCGGTCGTCGTCTGCGTCTCCCGGCTGGTCCCGCGCAAGGGTCAGGACACGCTGATCAGGGCCATGCCGGCGATCCTGGCCGAGGTGCCGGACGCGGTGCTGCTGATCGTCGGAGGCGGCCCGTACGAGGCCGCCCTGCACCGGCTCGCCCGTGAAACCGGCGTGGCCGATTCCGTACGTTTCACCGGCGCGGTGCCGTGGAAGGAGCTGCCGGCGCACTACGGCGCCGGTGACGTCTTCGCGATGCCCTGCCGCACCCGCCGCGGCGGCCTGGACGTCGAGGGCCTCGGCATCGTCTACCTGGAGGCCTCGGCCACCGGTCTGCCGGTCGTCGCCGGCGACTCCGGCGGCGCCCCCGACGCGGTCCTCGACGGCGAGACCGGCTGGGTCGTCCGCGGCACCGCCCCGGAGGACTCCGCCGAGCGCGTCGTCACCCTCCTCAAGGACCCGGAACTCCGCCGGCGCATGGGCGAACGCGGCCGCGCATGGGTCGAGGAGAAGTGGCGCTGGGACCTCCTCGCGGAGAACCTGAAGAAGCTGCTGTAG